DNA sequence from the Streptomyces sp. MST-110588 genome:
CCACGGCGTACGACGTCCCGGCGGGCCACCGGCTCACGCTGGTCGTGGACACCGTCGACCCGCTCTACATCGAGCACAACCCGGACGGCGCCGAACTGACCTTCTCCTCCCCCGCGGACGACCCCTCGTGGGTGTCGGTTCCCGTACGGGACTGACGGACCGACGGACTGACGGGTTCACACGGCCGGCGGCCGGCGTCAGGGCTGCCGGCCGCCGGGCAGCAGCGTGCCCGGCTCGGCGGCGTGCACCTCGACCGCCTCGGTCTTGGGGTTGCGCCGCTGCCGCTTGGCGACCCAGTTGGCGAACCACGACAGCACGATGCACAGCCCGATGTAGATCGGGGAGATGACCATGACGACCGGGATGAACGGCAGGTCGTAGTCGAGGCTGGAGGCGATCAGCTTGCCCGCGTGCAGGAATTCCTCGTACGTGATCAGGTAGCCGAGCGAGGTGTCCTTCAGGGCGACCACGAGCTGGCTGATGATCGTCGGCAGCATGGCGCGTACCGCCTGCGGAACCAGGACGTGCGTCATGACCTGCGTCTTGCGCATGCCCAGCGCGTACGCCGCCTCCCGCTGCCCGCGCTCGACGGAGTTGACGCCCGTACGGAAGACCTCGGCGAGCACCGAGCCGTTGTAGAGCGTCAGCCCGGCGACCAGCGCGGTCAGCGGCTCGGCCTTGAGCGCCACGTAGATGAAGAAGATCATGACCAGGACGGGCATCGCGCGGAAGAACTCCACCAGCAGCGTGCACACCCAGCGCAGCGGCCGGTGCTCGGAGAGCCGGCCCGCGGCCAGCACCGCGCCCAGGACCAGCGAGAGCACCGCCGCGTACGCGAACGCCTTGAGGGTGTTGCCCAGGCCCTTGAGCAGCATCTCCTGGATGCCCTGGTAGATGAAGGGCGTCCATTTGCGGGCGGTGAACTGGCCGGTGTCGAACAGCAGATGGACGATCCAGGCGGCCAGCGCCAGCAGGACGGCGGTCGCGGCCAGGCCGTACAGGCGGTGCCGCCGCCGGGTCCTGGGCCCTGGCACGTCGTACAGGGCGGTGGAACCGGTCATCGGGTCACTCCCCAGCGCTGTTCCAGCACGTTGAACAGCGCGCTGATGGTCAGGGTCACGATCAGGTAGCCGACGGCGATCCAGATGAAGGACCAGATGATGCTGTAGCCCATCTCGTTGAGCGATTTGTAGGTGCCCAGCAGCTCCACGACGCTGAAGGAGCCGGCGATCGCGGAGTTCTTGGCGAGTGCGATGAGCGTGGAGCCGACGGGCGGGATGACGGAGCGGAACGCCTGCGGCAGCACCACCGAGCCCAGCGTCCGGGAGAAGGTCATGCCCAGGCTGCGGGCCGCCTCGCCCTGGCCGACGGGCACGGTGTTGATGCCCGAGCGCACCGCCTCGCAGATGAAGGCGGAGGTGTAGCAGCCCAGCGCCAGGACCGCGAAGACCTTGAAGGGCAGCACCAGACCGAAGCGCGGCAGGCCCAGCAGCACCGCGAAGAACAGCAGGGTCAGGGGCGTGTTGCGCAGCACCGTCACCCATACGGTGCCGAACAGCCGTAGCGCGCCCACGGGTGCGACGCGGAAGGCGGCCATCAGGATGCCCAGGGCCAGGGCGAGCAGCGAGGCGAAGACGGTCAGTTCGACGGTGCCCAGCAGCCCCCTGCCGTAGAGGGAGAAGTTGTCGAGGAGGACGTTCATCAGGATTGCTGGCTCCTCAGCTCGCCGGGTAGCGGTCGATCGCGGGCGGCTGCGGGGCGGGCACGCCGGAGCGGCCCAGGGTCGCCTCGTACGCGGCCTTCCAGTCGCCGTTCTTCTCGTGGGCGGCGAGCGCGTCGTCCAGCGCCAGACGCAGCGCGCTGTCGCCGCGCGGCACGCCGATGCCGTACGGCTCCTTGGAGAAGGGCTTGCCGACCAACTTCAGCTCGTCGGGCACCTTGGCGGCGTAGCCCATCAAGATGGCGTCGTCGGTGGTGACGGCGTCGACCTGATAGGTGAGCAGGTTGTCCACGCACACCGAGTACGTGTCGTAGGCGACCAGGTTGGCCCTGGGGTAGTCGGCGCTGATCCGCTGGGCGGGGGTGGAGCCGGCCGCCGAGCAGACCCGCTTGCCGTCCAGGTCGCCCGGCCCTTTGATGGCCTTCTCGTCCTTGCGTACGAGCAGCCCCTGGCCGGCCTGGTAGTACGGCCCGGCGAAGCCGACCTGGAGCTTGCGCTTGTCGTTGATGGTGTAGGTGCCCACGTAGTAGTCGATCTGGCCGTTCTGCAGGGCCGTCTCGCGGTTGGCGGAGGCGATGGTGCGAAAGCGCACGGAGCGCGGGTCGAAGCCGAGGGAGGCCGCCGTCATCCGGGCGATCTCGATGTCGAAGCCGGAGTAGTTCCCGGAGGCCGGGTCCTTCTCGCCCATGTAGGGCTGGTCCTCCTTGGCGCCTACGACGAGGTGGCCGCGGCGGTGTGCCGCCTGCCAGGTCCCCGAGCCGGGCAGGCTGACGTCCTTGGCCACCCGGTAGGCGGGCAGCTTGCTGCCCTGGGGGCCCTTGACCGGCGGGCTGCCGGCCCGGCCGCAGCCGCCGCCGGCCAGGGCGAGCACGGTGAGCGCCAGCGCCCCGAGGGCCCGGCGCAGACGCTGGTGGTGAGAGTGCGGCATGACGGCGCCCCCGTTCAGTGCTTGAGGATCTTGGAGAGGAAGTCCTTGGCGCGCTCGCTCTCGGGCGCGGTGAAGAACTCCTCGGGGGTGCGGTCCTCGATGATGCGGCCGTCGGCCATGAACACCACGCGGTTGGCGGCGGAGCGGGCGAAACCCATCTCGTGGGTGACCACCACCATCGTCATGCCCTCCTGCGCCAGCCGCTGCATGACGTCCAGGACCTCGTTGATCATCTCGGGGTCGAGGGCCGAGGTCGGCTCGTCGAACAGCAGCGCCTGGGGATCCATGGCCAGCGCCCGGGCGATGGCGACGCGCTGCTGCTGGCCGCCGGAGAGCTGGGCGGGGTACTTCTCGGCGTGTGCGGCCAGCCCCACCCGGTCCAGGAGTTCCCGGGCCCGGCGCTCGGCGTCCTCCTTCTTGTGCCCGCGGACCTTCACCGGGGCGAGCATCACATTGGCCAGCACGGTCTTGTGCGCGAAGAGGTTGAAGGACTGGAACACCATCCCGACCTCGGCCCGCAGCCGGGCCAGCTCACGGCCTTCTTCGGGGAGCGGGCGCCCGTCGAGCAGGATGGTGCCGGACTCGATGGTCTCCAGGCGGTTGACGGTCCGGCACAGGGTCGACTTGCCCGATCCCGAGGGGCCGATGACCACGACCACCTCCCCGCGGCCGACGGTGAGATCGATGTCCTTCAGGACATGCAATGCTCCGTAGTGCTTGTTGACCCCGCGCAGCTCGATCAGCGCCTCACCGGCCATATGCAGCCCTGCTCACTCTCATCCGTACAGCGGAGAGACCGCAAGCTACCGGTACGAAACCGGCAGTTCACAACTGACACGCACATAAGCCTGGAAGTCGCAGCAGGCCGCCCCATATGGTCGCCGTACGCTTCTCCTCCTCGTCGCTGCCTCGTCGCTGTGCGCCATGCTCATCCCGTCGCCCTAGGTACACAGAGCGTTCCTGCGTACCTAGCCTTTCGGTCATGGGTGACAACAGACCTGTCTTCCAGCGCATCGCCGACGACCTGCGGCGTCAGATCGACGAGGGGGTGCTCGCCGTCGGCGCGCGCATCCCCTCCCGCACCGAGCTCAAACGGGCCTACGAGGCCAGCGACCAGACCGTGGACCGGGCGGTACGGGTCCTCAAGGCCGCCGGGTACGCGGAAGGCCAGTTCGGGCGGGGCGTCTTCGTCACGGACCGGGCACCGATAGGAACGCTGCTGCGCTCCACGGGAGCCGTGGACTCACCCTTCGCCGCCCGGATCGCGCTGGAGGGCTCACCGGACGGCACGCCCCTGACGTGGGAGGCGTCCTCCACGACGGACTCGGCGACGGAACGGGTGGCCCGCCGGCTGTCCATCGTCCCCGGCACGAGCGTGGTGTGCTCGGTCTACGAGTACCTGGCCAACCGTCAGCCCGTGCAGCTCGCCACGAGCTGGGAGCCGCTGGCGATCACGGAGGGCACGGACGTCGTCTACCCCGAATGCGGTCCCTACGCCCGGCGGGGGGTGCGGGGCCGGATGGCCGCCATCGGCATCAGGGTGGTGCGGGCCGAGGAGCGGGTGGGATCGCGGCCCGCGTCCAGCTCCGAGGCGGAGACGCTGGGCTGTTCGCCGGGACAGTGCGTCACGGTCGTCGAGCGGACGCACTTCGACGCGGACGGGCGGGCCGT
Encoded proteins:
- a CDS encoding amino acid ABC transporter permease encodes the protein MTGSTALYDVPGPRTRRRHRLYGLAATAVLLALAAWIVHLLFDTGQFTARKWTPFIYQGIQEMLLKGLGNTLKAFAYAAVLSLVLGAVLAAGRLSEHRPLRWVCTLLVEFFRAMPVLVMIFFIYVALKAEPLTALVAGLTLYNGSVLAEVFRTGVNSVERGQREAAYALGMRKTQVMTHVLVPQAVRAMLPTIISQLVVALKDTSLGYLITYEEFLHAGKLIASSLDYDLPFIPVVMVISPIYIGLCIVLSWFANWVAKRQRRNPKTEAVEVHAAEPGTLLPGGRQP
- a CDS encoding amino acid ABC transporter permease, which encodes MNVLLDNFSLYGRGLLGTVELTVFASLLALALGILMAAFRVAPVGALRLFGTVWVTVLRNTPLTLLFFAVLLGLPRFGLVLPFKVFAVLALGCYTSAFICEAVRSGINTVPVGQGEAARSLGMTFSRTLGSVVLPQAFRSVIPPVGSTLIALAKNSAIAGSFSVVELLGTYKSLNEMGYSIIWSFIWIAVGYLIVTLTISALFNVLEQRWGVTR
- a CDS encoding glutamate ABC transporter substrate-binding protein yields the protein MPHSHHQRLRRALGALALTVLALAGGGCGRAGSPPVKGPQGSKLPAYRVAKDVSLPGSGTWQAAHRRGHLVVGAKEDQPYMGEKDPASGNYSGFDIEIARMTAASLGFDPRSVRFRTIASANRETALQNGQIDYYVGTYTINDKRKLQVGFAGPYYQAGQGLLVRKDEKAIKGPGDLDGKRVCSAAGSTPAQRISADYPRANLVAYDTYSVCVDNLLTYQVDAVTTDDAILMGYAAKVPDELKLVGKPFSKEPYGIGVPRGDSALRLALDDALAAHEKNGDWKAAYEATLGRSGVPAPQPPAIDRYPAS
- a CDS encoding amino acid ABC transporter ATP-binding protein, whose amino-acid sequence is MAGEALIELRGVNKHYGALHVLKDIDLTVGRGEVVVVIGPSGSGKSTLCRTVNRLETIESGTILLDGRPLPEEGRELARLRAEVGMVFQSFNLFAHKTVLANVMLAPVKVRGHKKEDAERRARELLDRVGLAAHAEKYPAQLSGGQQQRVAIARALAMDPQALLFDEPTSALDPEMINEVLDVMQRLAQEGMTMVVVTHEMGFARSAANRVVFMADGRIIEDRTPEEFFTAPESERAKDFLSKILKH
- a CDS encoding GntR family transcriptional regulator; this translates as MGDNRPVFQRIADDLRRQIDEGVLAVGARIPSRTELKRAYEASDQTVDRAVRVLKAAGYAEGQFGRGVFVTDRAPIGTLLRSTGAVDSPFAARIALEGSPDGTPLTWEASSTTDSATERVARRLSIVPGTSVVCSVYEYLANRQPVQLATSWEPLAITEGTDVVYPECGPYARRGVRGRMAAIGIRVVRAEERVGSRPASSSEAETLGCSPGQCVTVVERTHFDADGRAVETSDIVVRADRWRLAYDIAFV